The genomic segment CCCCATTTTATTCCATCTgaattctttctttttgtgattTCTCTcttattgttttatatattgTCTCTGCTTTTAGGTTTTTTATTAGTCTAtagtttcatgttttttttttccatgtttggtTTGACATTGTCCATATTTGAATTTTAGATTAATCATTTCTCTTTGGGGTTTTTGTGtactttatttttgattttttcagtttttttcttgtcttGGTTTATACTGATTAGTatctttgttttgattttcattcattcattcattttctgtaccgcttatcctcataagggtcgtgggaggtgctggagcctatcccagctgactttagagcacaaagtggcggcccgggggccaaatctggcctgccgcatcattttgtgtggcccgggaaagtaaatcatgagtgccaactttctcttttagcatcaaattaaaatgagtatagatgtatattaaatttcctgaatttccccctttgaaatcaataattgtaattttttaatccattttttctgtgtttttagttcaaaaatcattttgtaaaatctaaatatatatatatatatatatatatatatatatatatatatatatatatatatatatatatatatatatatataaaagctaaaataaacattgttttagatctataaaaaacagaatattaagggcttttcatccagttcttttcatccatttattaaaaatattctaaatattatatctaaaatgggatCGACCCCTTGACCCCACTGTGAgtccgatgcgctaaccactcagacgCCGGGTTACCCTTGTTttgtctattttatttattttaacacatGTTTTTCATCTTGTGACTTGTTTTCCTCTTTTACAATCTTTGATGCTAAGTTGTTTATATGATCTTTCTGTGTAGTATTTCTCTTCTATTgggtcattttttgttgttgctaaaCTCATAGTATATCAAAGAAGACCGACATTTGTATTCAATAGTGTGTTGGATGAAGATAAATAATGAAATGGATTTTTCTGTTattacgtgtgtgtgtggggcaATGTGATGGGATGGATTTTTTAGGTTTGTCAACTCAGGTTCCAAGATTAGCCGGTGTCGCCTCTGTCAGACTTACATGTAAGGCACAAACACAGCAGCAAAATCACAATactacacaaacacatacacacacagccaGTCATCACTTGCACTGCCTCCGCATGGGGGATGGGAAGATGCAAAAGGAGCAGGTGGTCGCCCTTATTCAGTCACATGAACAGAAAATGGCGGAAACCGCTGCTCGCTTCCAAGCCTGGTCGGCATCTCTTGAAGAGGAGGACAAGGAAGAGGAGGGGCTAGAGGCTGGCAACAGGAAGTAAGCGACAGCAGCGTCTTCTTTTTCCCGGTAGCGGTGAGTATTAGAAAATGATGACCTAAAAACAGAGGTGTGATGGAGATACAGTAGAATGGATGCTCAATTCTAGCATCTTCTATCTTCATTTGCCATAGCTTGGATTTGACTCTTTATGTCCATAGCAAGATTTTGATTATTTCCAGTGATGttttaatgatgatgatgacagtgATTTGCATCTCTGTGATCATGCAGTCCTTTCATAGGAGAGGAGGATTGTCGTGATGGAATAAGCTGTGTTGTCATGATCTCTTGTTGTGATGTGAAAATTTGCTTTTTGCTTACGCGTGTACATGTGTGATTATGAATGTGTATTTCTTGTAGGTCCTGCTCTtatcacaaaataaaatgaactctGAGGGTAGCGATGGTAGACCTGGTAAGTGTGTGGATTTCAAAtgctatttaaacaaaaataaatgttctttaCTTTAAACTAGGACAGTCCAAATGCTGAATGAATGTATTGCTAATACCGATCCAGtaaaaatcatgcaaaaaataactaatcaattattagtattatttttaaacggaaaatatcttgaatattatttgtcatttaataatcaagatattttctgtttaaaaataatacaccATGTTCTGTTACTATTATTAATTTCTAAAAAGTAGTTTAGAGAGTTATTTTGAGTTACAGCAGCTGAAAAAGCACCatcatatgaaaacacacacacacgcacacaataaAAAGTTTGGGCAGGcctgatcattttcaagattttcctttataaatcattggttgtttggatcagtaatttcagttaaatatatcatatacCTGACAAACAGTGATATTTTGGAAATGAAATGATGTTCATAGGATTTACACCATGTGCAATAATTGCTTAAACAAAAATAGGCAGATGTATAAATTTGGGCACCCCAACAGCAAAGTTACATCAATATTTAACAGATCCTGTTGCAGAAATAACAGCCTctatatcacatgtgtcaaagtggtggcccgggggccaaatctggcccgccgcatcattttttgtggcccgggaaagtaaatcatcagtgtcgactttctgttttaggatcaaattaaaatgaagagtatggatctatattaaatttcctgattttccaccttttaaatcaataattgttattttttaatcattttttctgtgtttttagttcaaaaatcattttgtaaaatctaaaaatatatttaaaaaaaagctaaaataaacattgttttagatctataaaaactgaatattcagggcttttaatccagttattttaatccatttataaatttaaaaaatctaaatattatatctaaaatagtctggcccacgtgaaatcaagtcagACATCCCTGCTCTAAATGCTTCCTATAGCTACCAATGAGGGTCTGGATTCTGGTTGAATGTATTTTTGACCATTGTAAAAGATGTACAATTAGATAGACAAATTGAAATGCCtacttattgtattttttacctTTTACAGTTTGATTTTTCATTACAGTCTGATTGTGCACTGCCAAAATGTGTCTCTCGTGCCAAACCGTGGACTACTAATATTGTTCCAGTGCCGCCCACCTCCTTGCCTCTCCAAGGGGGCGGTACCCAGCGAAAGAAGTTGTCGGCCCCCCGCATCAGCCTCTCTCTGGACCAGAGCGAAGACGACTTGGGCGAGACTCCTGATGACCTTGACATCAACGTGGATGACCTTGACACGCCAGAGGAGGGAGATTACCTGGATTACACGGACCACGAGATGGACTGGGATGGTAAGAAAGACCAAAAATGGGCTTTCATGAGATATCAAATTTAATAACCCACCCAAACTCTCCAATTCGGCAGTTTTATCGATGGCTCGCTTCCGAAAGTCTTCACAATCTTTCAATGTTAATGTCGGCTGTTTTGTTTCAAGATCCGAAGGCAGAAAGACGAGGTCAGACAAGCCAGACCTACGAAGCCGTTCCGACGTATTGTGCCGAGAACGAGCGTCAGGATGTTAAGCTGTGGCGAACGGTGGTCATTGGCGAGCAGGAACATCGCATTAACATGAAGATCATTGAACCGTATATGCGAGTTGTCTCCCACGGAGGTAGGATCTTCATATTTATAAAGCCAAATTagaaaatggcacattttcctGAGTTTCGCCAGGTTCTTCTGCCAGGAATTGTCATGATGTTgactcatctttttttcttttaaaatctcAATTTAGGGTATTATGGGAACGGTGTGAATGCCATCATCGTGTTTGCTGCTTGTTTCCTCCCGGACAGTGACAGAGAAGACTACCATGATATCATGGAAAACCTTTTCCTGTAAGCGTTTTAACATTTCAATTGCATGCCGCTGTTGTACTACAGTACTTCTACCACCAGCTTCAAAACTAACACCACTATTACGCACACAATAATGTATTAAGAATAATTCCAGTGGCTGAGAAGTTTAACACAATTTGCAAATTCCTTTGAGACACTttgaaacggaaaaaaaaacaaaatgccaATAGCTGCGCTATGAACTTAGACTTAGAATGGAGGAGACTCATAATGAAAAATGTACAGACAGTTTatccaatgaggtttcttctgaaaccagcagcacctgacggcaatcaactgattacatttTTAAGACATGAGATTGGTAAAAATGTGTCCTCTGAAAACTCGCACCCAATGCGGCCCTTGAAGgccagtttggacacccatgatctataccacctgtgtcaaagtggcggcccgggggccaaatctggcccgccgcatcattttgtgtggcccgggaaagtaaatcttgagtgccgactttctgttttaggatcaaattaaaatgaagagtatagatgtatattacatttcctgatttcccccttttaaatcaataattgtaatttttaatcattttttttctgtgttcagaattcaaaaatcattttttaaaatctgaaaatatatataaaaaaagctaaaataaacattgttttagatctataaaaaactgaatatcagggcttttaatccagttctgttaatacatttattaaaaaaaattctaaatattatatctaaaatggtccggcccacatgaaatcaagttgacgttaaagtggcccgcgaaccaacccgagtctgagacCCTTGATCTATACCATAGCCCTTgagaagtaccatattttctcgcatatacgctgtatttgttgcaaaaaaaatgactgaatcgagggtacggcttatttgcgcataaattagatttgacatgcacaaaactgcagtgtttaccaaaatttattttgacgtctatgaatgaaattcaagaaaaaacgtatcttgcataaaacgtgaaaaaactcacttatacTATATCctatttgaatttgtctacgtgcaggcaacaccctttaggaatgtacaATCCAACAGACGATCCttttcgatttatacagtatctcagaaacaccacgtgcgataatttttctcaagattttcccttaaaagtaatacatttgtactattagaaccatgactatggaggtgaaaattgtgaatcagggggtatCAGAagtcagaaaataaataaacaaatgaatagaGCTAGATCCCTGATGTCCACAAGCACCATAGCTTCATAAATATTTTTACACTCACGTCTGTTGAAATATTTTAGGGAGTGGTGTACCACTCAAAACTAGTACGGTCGTGATATACGATTAATAGCAGTATGACGGTAAATGCGTGTTCATTTGGGTTTACAGCTACGTGATCAGCACTTTGGAGCTGATGGTGGCAGAGGACTACATGATTGTGTACTTAAACGGGGCCACACCGCACAGAAGAATGCCAGGCCTGGTTTGGTTGAAGAACTGCTACCAGATGATTGACAGAAGGTgacccctgcatgtttttgagagtCAGATGTAAAGAGAATGAAAGCAAACCATCACATGTGCTCATTTGTCACTCAGGCTTAGGAAGAACTTGAAGGCATTCATCATTCTGCATCCATCTTGGTTCATAAGGACCATCCTCGCCATCACCAAGCCATTCATTAGGTAGGTAGGCTTGGCATTG from the Stigmatopora argus isolate UIUO_Sarg chromosome 16, RoL_Sarg_1.0, whole genome shotgun sequence genome contains:
- the prune2 gene encoding protein prune homolog 2 isoform X4, yielding MNSEGSDGRPVPPTSLPLQGGGTQRKKLSAPRISLSLDQSEDDLGETPDDLDINVDDLDTPEEGDYLDYTDHEMDWDDPKAERRGQTSQTYEAVPTYCAENERQDVKLWRTVVIGEQEHRINMKIIEPYMRVVSHGGYYGNGVNAIIVFAACFLPDSDREDYHDIMENLFLYVISTLELMVAEDYMIVYLNGATPHRRMPGLVWLKNCYQMIDRRLRKNLKAFIILHPSWFIRTILAITKPFISTKFSSKIKYVSSLNELQELIPMESIHIPECIIRLDQELKEAGENSKTNEEGASFP
- the prune2 gene encoding protein prune homolog 2 isoform X1, with amino-acid sequence MNSEGSDGRPVPPTSLPLQGGGTQRKKLSAPRISLSLDQSEDDLGETPDDLDINVDDLDTPEEGDYLDYTDHEMDWDDPKAERRGQTSQTYEAVPTYCAENERQDVKLWRTVVIGEQEHRINMKIIEPYMRVVSHGGYYGNGVNAIIVFAACFLPDSDREDYHDIMENLFLYVISTLELMVAEDYMIVYLNGATPHRRMPGLVWLKNCYQMIDRRLRKNLKAFIILHPSWFIRTILAITKPFISTKFSSKIKYVSSLNELQELIPMESIHIPECIIRLDQELKEAGENSKVNSFLLGTEPTRRTNEEGASFP
- the prune2 gene encoding protein prune homolog 2 isoform X2 — protein: MNSEGSDGRPVPPTSLPLQGGGTQRKKLSAPRISLSLDQSEDDLGETPDDLDINVDDLDTPEEGDYLDYTDHEMDWDDPKAERRGQTSQTYEAVPTYCAENERQDVKLWRTVVIGEQEHRINMKIIEPYMRVVSHGGYYGNGVNAIIVFAACFLPDSDREDYHDIMENLFLYVISTLELMVAEDYMIVYLNGATPHRRMPGLVWLKNCYQMIDRRLRKNLKAFIILHPSWFIRTILAITKPFISTKFSSKIKYVSSLNELQELIPMESIHIPECIIRLDQELKEAGENSKVNSFLLGTEPTRTNEEGASFP
- the prune2 gene encoding protein prune homolog 2 isoform X3 — its product is MNSEGSDGRPVPPTSLPLQGGGTQRKKLSAPRISLSLDQSEDDLGETPDDLDINVDDLDTPEEGDYLDYTDHEMDWDDPKAERRGQTSQTYEAVPTYCAENERQDVKLWRTVVIGEQEHRINMKIIEPYMRVVSHGGYYGNGVNAIIVFAACFLPDSDREDYHDIMENLFLYVISTLELMVAEDYMIVYLNGATPHRRMPGLVWLKNCYQMIDRRLRKNLKAFIILHPSWFIRTILAITKPFISTKFSSKIKYVSSLNELQELIPMESIHIPECIIRLDQELKEAGENSNRTNEEGASFP